One genomic window of Sodaliphilus pleomorphus includes the following:
- a CDS encoding aspartate ammonia-lyase, translating to MSEQKFRVESDLLGELQVPAEAYYGVQTQRGINNYHISRKKMRDYPEFVNAIAYVKLAAVQANHSLGVINDEISGAISQACREILEGKLHENFPIDMMQGGAGTSVNMNANEVIANRALEIMGHQKGEYQYCYPNDHCNCGQSTNDVYPTTIRLTFILLNKRLVESLTRMINALRDKGEEYKNTIKMGRTQLQDAVPMTSGQEFNAFANNMEEEILNLERNVKLLHEINMGGTAIGTGLNAVPGFAKLCTENLAKLTGEPFTVSPDLVEATPDTGAYVSYSGALKRLAVKLSKMCNDFRLLASGPRCGLHEINLPPKAPGSSIMPGKVNPVIPEVTNQVCFKVIGNDTTVTFAAEAGQLQLNVMEPVITESIIESVTWLCNAIDTLTEECIKGITVNAEHTAEMVRNSIGIVTALNPYIGYKQSTKVAKEALETNRSVYDIVLEKGLMTKEKLDEALNPQEMLMSHKFVLK from the coding sequence ATGAGTGAACAGAAATTCAGAGTTGAGAGCGACCTGTTGGGTGAGCTCCAAGTGCCTGCCGAAGCCTACTATGGCGTGCAGACGCAACGCGGTATCAACAACTACCACATCTCCCGCAAGAAGATGCGCGACTATCCTGAATTTGTCAACGCCATCGCCTATGTGAAACTGGCAGCCGTGCAAGCCAACCATTCGCTGGGCGTGATCAACGATGAGATTTCGGGAGCCATCTCACAGGCATGCCGCGAGATACTCGAGGGCAAGCTGCACGAGAACTTCCCCATCGACATGATGCAAGGCGGCGCAGGGACCAGCGTGAACATGAACGCCAACGAGGTGATTGCCAACCGCGCCCTCGAAATCATGGGACACCAGAAGGGCGAGTACCAGTACTGCTACCCCAACGACCACTGCAACTGCGGCCAGTCGACCAACGACGTGTACCCCACCACCATACGCCTCACCTTCATCTTGCTCAACAAGCGCCTTGTCGAGAGCCTCACCCGCATGATCAATGCACTGCGCGACAAGGGCGAAGAATATAAAAACACCATAAAGATGGGACGCACCCAGCTGCAAGATGCTGTGCCCATGACCAGCGGGCAGGAATTCAATGCCTTTGCCAACAACATGGAGGAGGAAATCCTCAACCTCGAGCGCAACGTGAAACTGCTGCACGAGATCAACATGGGCGGCACCGCCATTGGTACCGGTCTGAATGCAGTGCCTGGCTTTGCCAAGCTGTGCACCGAGAACCTGGCCAAGCTCACCGGCGAGCCCTTCACCGTGTCGCCCGACCTGGTCGAGGCTACTCCCGACACAGGTGCCTATGTGAGCTACAGTGGCGCCCTCAAGCGTTTGGCCGTGAAGCTGAGCAAGATGTGCAACGACTTCCGCCTGCTTGCCAGCGGTCCCCGTTGCGGCCTGCACGAGATCAACCTGCCTCCCAAGGCTCCTGGCAGCTCAATCATGCCTGGCAAGGTGAACCCCGTGATACCCGAGGTGACCAACCAAGTGTGCTTCAAGGTGATAGGCAACGATACTACCGTAACCTTTGCCGCCGAGGCCGGCCAGCTCCAGCTCAACGTGATGGAGCCCGTCATCACCGAGTCGATCATCGAGAGCGTGACCTGGCTGTGCAATGCCATCGACACCCTCACCGAGGAGTGCATCAAGGGCATCACCGTCAATGCCGAGCACACCGCCGAGATGGTGAGAAACAGCATTGGCATCGTCACCGCCCTCAACCCCTACATAGGCTACAAGCAGAGCACCAAGGTGGCCAAGGAAGCCCTTGAAACCAACCGCTCGGTCTACGACATCGTGCTCGAGAAGGGCCTCATGACCAAGGAGAAGCTCGACGAAGCCCTCAACCCGCAAGAGATGCTCATGAGCCACAAGTTTGTGCTCAAGTAA
- a CDS encoding HD domain-containing protein, protein MDYNDIIDQLTWKIIDFDKGDPKRIQHLLKVHRFAQLIARAEHVDEHTRQVLECAAVLHDVGIHPAEAKYGRCDGKLQEQEGPAPARRMLQSLGLPPADIERTCYLIAHHHTYTDIDGIDYQILVEADFLVNIYEDNLPQTQAAIVKERIFKTAAGTRLLHLLFEEKY, encoded by the coding sequence ATGGACTACAATGACATTATCGACCAGCTGACATGGAAAATCATCGACTTTGACAAGGGCGACCCCAAGCGCATCCAGCACCTGCTCAAGGTGCACCGTTTTGCCCAGCTCATTGCCCGAGCCGAGCATGTCGACGAGCACACACGGCAGGTGCTCGAGTGTGCCGCTGTGCTTCACGATGTGGGCATTCACCCGGCCGAGGCCAAGTATGGGCGCTGCGACGGCAAGCTGCAGGAGCAGGAAGGCCCGGCCCCGGCCCGGCGCATGTTACAGTCGCTCGGCCTGCCCCCTGCCGATATTGAGCGCACTTGCTACTTGATTGCCCATCACCACACCTATACCGATATCGACGGCATCGACTACCAGATACTGGTCGAGGCCGACTTCCTGGTCAACATCTACGAGGACAACCTGCCGCAGACCCAGGCCGCCATTGTGAAGGAGCGCATCTTCAAGACCGCTGCCGGCACGCGCCTGCTGCACTTGCTCTTTGAGGAGAAATATTAA
- a CDS encoding YncE family protein produces the protein MKPFKTTISHIARLILWAIAIAGACGVVAQLNEPVPPVFHSKIGDKAASRHGEVKLAVTGQKLNYVGCNKALRDTDVYSPKSAHFHPDGTKYYINSLEGCMTIVYDAATGKKLHVIKHKFTDANAYLWAKPSGLYHFTHYSKHLNTFWGRPVESAFSHKGRYLWIPYYRRSYDLNAQDPSAISVVDTRADTIVRVMETGPLPKMVAASHDGKYMAVTHWGDNTVGLIDISSRRPVDWHWATCITVDHKLKLNFSTTAKVDRDSHSGYLLRGTVFTPDDRYLLVGCMGGVGGIAVIDVQQLKYLGRLTGVYNARHLVIDHGYLYASLNAAGIVQRLALDTVLDAVRRLGVRKTAVLKGWQACRVGRGARTISLSPSGNYLYAACNAASELCVVDTRTMKLVASLHLDSYPVGLDISADGRHVVVTSQGRKGHGGNAVNLVTVDYATPEPNLLLAKAAATSPVAATGAGKLAQTKAAVEKAVKMPVGQCLTLLLGVVLVVLIVVLLKVVNRHSHDKAPHAD, from the coding sequence ATGAAGCCATTCAAAACCACTATTTCACACATTGCGCGGTTGATACTCTGGGCGATAGCCATCGCCGGGGCCTGTGGTGTCGTTGCCCAGCTCAACGAGCCGGTGCCACCGGTGTTTCACAGCAAGATAGGCGACAAGGCTGCCTCGCGGCATGGCGAGGTGAAGCTCGCCGTTACGGGACAGAAGCTCAACTACGTGGGCTGCAACAAGGCGCTGCGCGACACCGATGTGTACTCGCCCAAGTCGGCACATTTCCACCCCGACGGCACAAAATACTATATCAACTCGCTTGAGGGCTGCATGACGATAGTCTATGATGCGGCGACTGGCAAAAAGCTACACGTGATCAAGCACAAGTTTACCGATGCCAATGCCTACTTGTGGGCCAAGCCGAGCGGGCTTTACCATTTTACCCACTACAGCAAGCACCTCAACACCTTCTGGGGGAGGCCGGTGGAGAGTGCCTTCTCGCACAAGGGCCGCTACCTGTGGATACCCTACTACCGCCGCAGCTACGACTTGAACGCGCAGGACCCCAGCGCCATATCGGTGGTCGACACCAGGGCCGACACCATCGTGAGGGTAATGGAGACCGGCCCGCTGCCCAAGATGGTGGCCGCCAGCCACGATGGCAAGTATATGGCTGTGACCCACTGGGGCGACAACACGGTGGGCTTGATCGATATCTCGAGTCGGCGTCCGGTCGACTGGCACTGGGCAACGTGCATCACAGTCGACCACAAGCTCAAGCTCAACTTCAGCACTACCGCCAAGGTCGACCGCGACAGCCACAGCGGCTACCTGCTGCGAGGCACTGTGTTTACCCCCGACGATCGCTACCTGCTGGTGGGGTGCATGGGCGGTGTGGGTGGCATTGCCGTCATCGATGTGCAACAGCTCAAGTACTTGGGCCGTCTCACGGGCGTGTACAATGCGCGCCACTTGGTCATCGACCATGGCTATCTCTATGCCAGCCTCAATGCCGCCGGCATTGTGCAGCGCTTGGCGCTCGACACCGTGCTTGACGCAGTGCGGCGGCTCGGCGTGCGCAAGACCGCCGTGCTCAAGGGGTGGCAAGCGTGCCGTGTGGGCCGTGGCGCACGCACCATAAGCCTCTCGCCCAGCGGCAACTACCTCTATGCCGCCTGCAACGCTGCCAGCGAGCTGTGTGTGGTCGACACGCGCACCATGAAGCTGGTGGCGAGCCTGCATCTCGACTCCTATCCGGTGGGTCTCGACATCTCGGCCGACGGACGCCATGTGGTGGTCACTTCACAAGGCCGCAAGGGGCATGGGGGCAATGCCGTGAACCTGGTCACAGTCGACTATGCCACGCCCGAGCCCAATCTGCTCCTGGCCAAGGCAGCGGCAACATCGCCCGTTGCTGCAACTGGCGCTGGCAAGCTGGCACAGACCAAGGCAGCTGTGGAGAAAGCGGTGAAGATGCCTGTGGGCCAGTGCCTCACCTTGCTGCTGGGCGTTGTGCTGGTCGTGCTCATCGTGGTGTTGCTCAAGGTTGTGAACCGCCACTCGCATGACAAAGCCCCGCACGCCGACTGA
- a CDS encoding MFS transporter, whose amino-acid sequence MIRLEENKGIPRSLIILMAVVAGLTVANLYYNQPLLELMRDQLGTGATEANLITVITQAGYAAGLCFLIPAGDLYSRRRLVVSCMIMAAVMALVIACATSVYVVWAASLVMGACSVIPQFFMPIAGQYSQPRNKARNMGYVLSGLLVGILGARVVSGFVGQWLGWRTMFFISAGIMVVCLVVTLYAMPAMKANFSGTYRQLMRSVVHIVATHRQVRIDSLRGGFAFGSFLAVWSCLAFHLSSDFGAGSDVVGLLGLCGLAGAVAASGMGRLVPVWGVRALSIAGALLQVAAWVLACVAGHSIVALAVVVIVLDVGLQCQQLSNQSDCLRLLPEAGNRANTIFMTTYFVGGALGTLLAGWGWELGRWPGVCAVGVAMALCSIGVSVLIDGRPARR is encoded by the coding sequence GTGATACGGCTTGAAGAAAACAAGGGTATTCCACGCAGTCTCATCATCTTGATGGCTGTCGTGGCCGGCCTCACGGTCGCCAATCTCTACTACAACCAGCCCCTGCTCGAGCTCATGCGCGACCAGCTGGGCACAGGAGCGACCGAGGCCAATCTCATCACCGTCATCACCCAGGCAGGCTATGCCGCCGGGCTGTGCTTCTTGATTCCGGCGGGCGACTTGTACAGCCGCCGACGCCTCGTCGTGTCGTGCATGATCATGGCGGCGGTCATGGCGCTTGTCATTGCTTGTGCCACAAGTGTCTATGTGGTGTGGGCGGCCAGCCTTGTCATGGGGGCGTGCTCGGTGATACCGCAATTTTTCATGCCCATCGCGGGGCAATACTCACAGCCGCGCAACAAGGCGCGCAACATGGGCTATGTGCTCTCGGGCTTGCTCGTGGGCATCTTGGGAGCCCGTGTTGTGAGCGGTTTTGTGGGACAGTGGCTGGGCTGGCGGACCATGTTTTTCATCTCGGCGGGCATCATGGTAGTGTGCCTGGTCGTGACCCTCTATGCCATGCCGGCGATGAAGGCCAACTTCAGTGGCACCTACCGCCAGCTCATGCGATCGGTGGTGCACATCGTTGCGACCCATCGCCAGGTGAGAATCGACTCGCTGCGGGGCGGCTTTGCCTTTGGCAGCTTCCTGGCGGTGTGGTCGTGCCTGGCTTTTCACCTGTCGAGCGACTTCGGAGCAGGCAGCGACGTGGTGGGCTTGCTTGGCCTGTGCGGCCTGGCTGGCGCAGTGGCGGCAAGCGGCATGGGCAGGCTCGTGCCAGTGTGGGGCGTGCGGGCGCTGAGCATAGCGGGGGCGCTGTTGCAAGTAGCAGCCTGGGTGCTGGCCTGTGTTGCCGGTCACAGCATTGTTGCACTTGCCGTGGTTGTGATTGTGCTCGACGTGGGTTTGCAGTGCCAGCAGCTCAGCAACCAGAGCGACTGTCTGCGCCTCTTGCCCGAGGCTGGCAACCGAGCCAACACAATATTTATGACCACCTACTTTGTGGGCGGTGCGTTGGGCACCCTGCTTGCCGGGTGGGGCTGGGAGCTGGGGCGGTGGCCAGGTGTGTGTGCCGTGGGGGTGGCCATGGCCCTGTGCAGCATTGGGGTGTCGGTGCTGATTGACGGCAGGCCTGCACGGCGATGA
- a CDS encoding SAM-dependent methyltransferase: MAETALYLIPVQLSDGDLSCVLPASNIALVSEIKYFIVENVRSARRFLKKCNRDIDIDSLTFYELNRHTDPRAVSGYLAPLEAGNAMGVISEAGCPAIADPGADVVAIAQRKGLRVKPLVGPSSVLMGLMGSGFNGQSFAFLGYLPIEAGQRARKLKEMERRILKEDQTQIFIETPYRNNSLLAELARVLPASLKLCVATDITGPAERIVTRPVKEWARHQVDLNKVPTIFLLYK, from the coding sequence ATGGCTGAGACTGCGTTATATCTTATACCCGTGCAATTGAGCGATGGAGACTTGAGCTGCGTGCTGCCTGCGAGCAACATAGCGCTGGTGAGCGAGATCAAGTACTTCATTGTCGAGAATGTGCGCTCGGCGCGTCGCTTCTTGAAGAAATGCAACCGCGACATCGACATCGACAGTCTCACCTTCTACGAGCTCAACCGCCACACCGACCCCCGCGCGGTGTCGGGCTATCTGGCCCCGCTTGAGGCAGGCAACGCCATGGGCGTGATAAGCGAGGCCGGCTGCCCCGCCATTGCCGACCCTGGAGCCGACGTGGTAGCCATTGCGCAGCGCAAGGGGTTGCGCGTGAAGCCGCTGGTGGGGCCGTCGAGCGTGCTCATGGGCCTCATGGGCAGCGGCTTCAACGGCCAGAGTTTTGCCTTTCTGGGCTATCTGCCCATCGAGGCGGGCCAGCGTGCACGCAAGCTCAAGGAGATGGAGCGCCGCATCTTGAAAGAAGATCAAACGCAAATCTTCATCGAGACGCCCTACCGCAACAACTCGCTCCTGGCCGAGCTTGCACGGGTGCTGCCAGCAAGCCTCAAGCTGTGTGTGGCCACCGACATCACCGGCCCTGCCGAGCGCATCGTGACCCGCCCGGTGAAAGAATGGGCGCGGCACCAGGTGGACCTGAACAAGGTGCCCACCATCTTTTTACTTTACAAATAG
- a CDS encoding RsiV family protein — MRQKFIFTLFVAMGFFLGMRAQTEMRFLNARDYASIDTMWYIPDTVTTVDSLGASLTYRFLTIENRDSSVSIYDCWRHWMSPKFWGVDRNGYSVFYICDNLTTSVFYMCDAVPGRNWLVTMSGDRVEFPSSFTLDTIPGGLLALEYGADRYVANANAYASLRTKAKPLIDRLDSVQRWTSAGDTARRVELRTDYAIDYPQGSGPADGAVRRWISAELASNVNALVTDTAIAVLDAGSQPDTAAVYRYYALAFDSVVSCLHGLGLNKATILQRARWNGLVTYLADCSAYAGGASGRGSFCYATFDTVTGRLLSSRDIINASSHAAVDKLIADELNRQLDAAGVPGNLVASQGYNPGGNEGTVSDFWTASCAFLPGGVVFSYQPYEIAQDNDFYFVVIPYSRIQPYLKLNPGKVSN, encoded by the coding sequence TTGAGACAGAAATTTATATTCACACTATTTGTGGCAATGGGCTTCTTCCTTGGCATGAGGGCCCAGACCGAGATGCGCTTTCTCAATGCACGCGACTATGCCAGCATCGACACGATGTGGTATATCCCCGACACGGTAACGACTGTCGACAGCTTGGGTGCCAGCCTGACCTATCGGTTTCTCACCATTGAAAACCGCGACAGCTCGGTGAGCATCTACGATTGCTGGCGGCACTGGATGTCGCCCAAGTTTTGGGGAGTAGATAGAAATGGCTATAGTGTGTTCTACATTTGCGACAACCTCACAACCAGTGTGTTCTATATGTGCGATGCTGTGCCAGGGCGCAACTGGCTTGTGACCATGAGCGGCGACCGCGTCGAGTTTCCGTCGAGTTTCACGCTCGACACCATACCAGGCGGCTTGCTCGCGCTCGAATACGGGGCCGACCGCTATGTGGCCAATGCCAACGCCTATGCCTCGTTGCGCACCAAGGCCAAGCCGCTCATCGACCGCCTCGACAGTGTGCAGCGCTGGACCAGTGCTGGCGACACGGCGAGGCGTGTGGAGCTGCGCACTGACTATGCTATCGACTATCCGCAAGGCAGCGGGCCGGCCGACGGGGCTGTGCGACGCTGGATTTCGGCCGAGCTGGCCAGCAATGTCAACGCGCTTGTGACCGACACGGCCATTGCCGTGCTCGATGCGGGCTCGCAGCCCGACACGGCTGCGGTGTACCGCTACTATGCCCTCGCCTTCGACAGTGTGGTGTCTTGCTTGCACGGCTTGGGCTTGAACAAGGCCACCATCTTGCAGCGGGCCCGCTGGAACGGGCTGGTGACCTATTTGGCCGATTGCTCTGCCTATGCCGGCGGGGCAAGCGGCAGGGGCTCGTTTTGCTATGCCACCTTCGACACTGTCACAGGGCGCCTGCTCTCGAGCCGCGATATCATCAATGCCAGCAGCCATGCTGCCGTCGACAAGCTCATTGCCGATGAGCTCAACCGCCAGCTCGATGCTGCGGGGGTGCCGGGCAACCTTGTCGCCAGCCAGGGATATAACCCCGGTGGCAACGAGGGCACTGTGAGCGACTTCTGGACTGCCAGTTGCGCGTTTCTGCCTGGCGGTGTGGTGTTTTCCTACCAGCCCTATGAGATAGCGCAGGACAATGATTTCTATTTTGTAGTGATACCTTACAGCCGCATTCAGCCCTACTTGAAGTTGAACCCTGGCAAAGTTTCCAATTAA
- a CDS encoding MBL fold metallo-hydrolase — translation MKRDNRKYRHSYNETRQGVIYFDNDDDARQAPDLNDKDSGGKHATAAAGNDDKSTWPMQFASFGSGSSGNCAYLGNSRQGILIDAGVDMTHVFHDLAQNGISPSMVKGIILTHDHSDHVRYVYRIVRQYKHIHIYCTPKLMNGLLRHHNISRRVKDYQEPIFKEIPFHLAGMTITAFETSHDATDNMGFMIEGGGHRFVVGTDMGMITPRADYYMRQAEYLMIESNYDRVMLDEGHYPEYLKNRVRAEKGHLDNKMAAQFVGQIYSPGLKYVFLCHLSNDNNTPEIALSTMRAALEGSGATVGDASFAPSQRDRDVQLYALPRYETSTWFVL, via the coding sequence ATGAAACGAGACAATCGAAAATACCGACACAGCTACAACGAGACCCGGCAAGGCGTCATCTACTTCGACAATGACGACGACGCCCGGCAAGCCCCGGACCTGAATGACAAAGACAGCGGCGGCAAGCACGCGACAGCAGCCGCCGGCAACGACGACAAGTCGACGTGGCCCATGCAGTTTGCCAGCTTCGGCAGCGGCTCGAGCGGCAACTGCGCCTACCTGGGCAACAGCCGCCAGGGCATCCTCATCGACGCCGGGGTCGACATGACCCACGTGTTTCACGACCTGGCTCAAAACGGCATCTCGCCCAGCATGGTCAAGGGCATCATCCTCACCCACGACCACAGCGACCATGTGCGCTATGTGTACCGCATCGTGCGCCAGTACAAGCACATACACATCTATTGCACGCCCAAGCTCATGAACGGGCTGCTGCGCCACCACAACATCTCGCGCCGTGTGAAAGACTACCAGGAGCCCATATTCAAGGAGATACCCTTTCACTTGGCCGGCATGACCATCACCGCCTTTGAGACCTCGCACGATGCCACCGACAACATGGGCTTCATGATCGAGGGCGGCGGCCACCGCTTTGTCGTGGGCACCGACATGGGCATGATCACGCCGCGTGCCGACTACTACATGCGGCAGGCCGAGTACCTGATGATCGAGAGCAACTACGACCGCGTGATGCTCGATGAGGGCCACTACCCCGAGTATCTGAAAAATCGCGTGCGTGCCGAGAAAGGGCACCTCGACAACAAGATGGCGGCCCAGTTTGTGGGTCAAATCTACAGCCCCGGTCTGAAATATGTGTTTCTGTGCCACCTGAGCAACGACAACAACACGCCCGAGATTGCCCTGAGCACCATGCGCGCTGCCCTCGAGGGCAGCGGTGCCACGGTGGGCGACGCCAGCTTTGCTCCCAGCCAGCGCGACCGCGACGTGCAGCTCTATGCTCTGCCTCGTTACGAGACCAGCACGTGGTTTGTGTTATAA
- a CDS encoding 4-hydroxy-3-methylbut-2-enyl diphosphate reductase, producing MATIEIDSHSGFCFGVTRAINKAEEELAKGGHLYCLGDIVHNASEVERLGDKGLVTITHEQLKQLHNVKVLLRAHGEPPSTYEIARRNNIEIIDATCPVVLKLQQRINNTYHSGSETSPQVVIYGKRGHAEVNGLVGQTDGRALVIENEDEIGKIDYSRDVFLYSQTTKSVQGLGQIVDQVGKRMQAGAELKSYDTICRAVANRIPQIREFARSHDLILFVCGNKSSNGKILFAECHDANPESHLISDETQLDASWLAGKERIGVCGATSTPMWLMHRVKEAAARMLASAGTHAVQGEKEDTKQ from the coding sequence ATGGCTACTATCGAGATTGATTCGCATTCGGGATTTTGCTTTGGCGTGACTCGAGCCATCAACAAGGCCGAGGAGGAGCTGGCCAAGGGCGGGCACCTCTACTGTCTGGGCGACATCGTGCACAATGCCAGCGAGGTGGAGCGGCTGGGCGACAAGGGCCTGGTCACCATCACCCACGAGCAGCTCAAGCAGTTGCACAACGTGAAGGTGCTGCTGCGTGCCCATGGCGAGCCGCCGTCGACCTATGAAATTGCCCGCCGCAACAACATCGAGATCATCGATGCCACCTGCCCGGTGGTGCTCAAGCTGCAACAACGCATCAACAACACCTACCACTCGGGCAGCGAGACCTCGCCCCAAGTCGTGATCTACGGCAAGCGCGGCCATGCCGAGGTAAACGGCCTCGTGGGCCAGACCGACGGTCGTGCCCTTGTGATTGAAAATGAGGACGAAATTGGGAAAATCGACTACTCGCGCGATGTGTTTCTCTACAGCCAGACCACCAAGAGCGTGCAAGGCCTGGGGCAGATTGTAGACCAGGTGGGCAAGCGCATGCAGGCCGGGGCCGAGCTCAAGAGCTACGACACCATATGCCGCGCCGTGGCCAACCGCATCCCCCAAATCAGGGAGTTTGCCCGCAGCCACGACCTCATTCTCTTTGTGTGCGGCAACAAGAGCAGCAACGGCAAGATTTTGTTTGCCGAGTGCCATGATGCCAATCCCGAGTCGCACCTCATCAGCGACGAGACGCAGCTCGATGCCTCCTGGCTTGCCGGCAAGGAGCGCATAGGCGTGTGCGGCGCCACCTCCACCCCCATGTGGCTCATGCACCGTGTGAAAGAGGCTGCGGCGCGCATGCTTGCCAGCGCGGGCACCCACGCCGTGCAAGGTGAGAAAGAAGATACGAAACAATAA
- the folB gene encoding dihydroneopterin aldolase codes for MNSITLNKCRFFSYHGVDEQERVVGNHFEVTLKVYCPMHSAMTSDDLDGTVNYAALYSVVEREMAVPSKLLEHVAHRIIEAVKRDFPTVTGGEITISKLRPPFHCDLQSVDITIAW; via the coding sequence ATGAATAGCATTACACTCAACAAGTGCCGTTTTTTCTCCTACCACGGCGTCGACGAGCAGGAGCGTGTGGTGGGCAACCACTTTGAAGTCACGCTCAAGGTGTACTGCCCCATGCACTCGGCCATGACCAGCGACGACCTCGACGGCACCGTCAACTATGCTGCGCTCTACAGCGTGGTAGAGCGTGAGATGGCCGTGCCCAGCAAGCTGCTCGAGCATGTGGCCCACCGCATCATCGAGGCCGTGAAGCGGGATTTCCCCACGGTCACTGGCGGCGAGATCACGATAAGCAAGCTCAGGCCGCCTTTCCACTGCGACCTGCAAAGTGTAGATATCACCATTGCCTGGTAG